Proteins from a single region of Geothrix sp. PMB-07:
- a CDS encoding AAA family ATPase — MARLLGIRIKNYKSFADIKLGQTDYGKGEPLPSFVCFIGPNGSGKSTLLDAFGFVSDCLLEGVEGACDKPARGGFERLRTQGSTGPITFEIFFEHDDPDRPIVYKLQIDLIDGVPSAVKETLRQRRRGETRGQPYYFLNLTRGRGRVWAGDRVGAAKDVKASKSVRLADLNQLGLATLGNLADHPRIVALRSYVEQWYLSYFVPDAARELPPSGAQKWLDRKGSNVGNVLQYLERTYSKPNFQKIIDRVTRAIPGLKNIKCEPSADKRLLIRFDEAGYMDPFYQQSMSDGTLKMLAYAVLLSDPQPRPFIGIEEPENGLYIDLIEHLARQFVSHSSNKDRPTQILVTTHSSYFVDALGPDQVWIIRKGIDGHAAATRVADLPNVRELTFQGVPLGAQWYSDHFGTEEIPSLEQLENPKTTRASAQ, encoded by the coding sequence ATGGCGCGTCTTCTTGGTATTCGAATCAAAAACTACAAATCGTTCGCCGATATTAAACTCGGCCAAACAGATTATGGAAAAGGTGAGCCACTTCCTAGTTTCGTCTGCTTCATTGGACCGAATGGTTCTGGGAAATCGACACTCCTAGATGCGTTTGGATTCGTTTCGGACTGCTTACTCGAAGGTGTCGAAGGGGCTTGCGACAAACCTGCCCGTGGCGGGTTTGAGCGCCTTCGAACCCAGGGATCGACAGGACCAATTACTTTTGAAATTTTCTTCGAGCATGATGACCCGGATCGACCAATTGTCTACAAACTCCAAATTGATCTAATCGACGGTGTCCCTTCGGCCGTCAAAGAGACTCTTCGGCAACGCCGTAGAGGTGAAACACGCGGTCAGCCTTACTACTTCCTAAATCTCACCCGTGGGCGAGGAAGGGTATGGGCAGGCGATCGCGTCGGGGCAGCTAAGGACGTGAAGGCCTCTAAATCAGTTCGATTGGCAGACTTGAATCAGCTTGGCCTAGCAACACTTGGTAACCTTGCTGATCATCCGCGAATCGTCGCTCTTCGTAGTTACGTCGAGCAGTGGTACCTATCATATTTTGTTCCTGATGCAGCGCGCGAGCTACCGCCGTCAGGAGCACAGAAATGGCTTGATCGTAAGGGTTCAAACGTTGGAAACGTTCTTCAGTATCTTGAACGGACATACTCAAAACCCAACTTTCAAAAGATCATCGACCGAGTGACGCGCGCCATCCCGGGGCTAAAGAACATCAAGTGTGAACCGAGTGCAGACAAGCGACTGCTCATCCGTTTCGATGAAGCAGGTTATATGGACCCCTTCTACCAACAAAGTATGTCCGACGGTACGTTAAAGATGCTTGCCTATGCAGTGTTATTGTCTGATCCGCAACCTCGCCCATTCATCGGAATCGAGGAACCTGAGAATGGACTTTACATCGACTTGATTGAGCACCTAGCCCGCCAGTTTGTATCCCATTCATCAAACAAAGATAGGCCTACCCAGATTCTTGTAACCACCCATTCGTCCTACTTTGTGGATGCACTTGGTCCCGATCAGGTTTGGATCATTCGGAAGGGAATTGATGGCCATGCGGCTGCAACGCGGGTGGCTGACCTTCCGAATGTGCGTGAGCTGACATTCCAGGGCGTACCACTGGGCGCCCAGTGGTACAGCGACCATTTTGGAACCGAGGAAATTCCTTCTCTCGAACAACTTGAGAACCCCAAAACGACTAGGGCGTCAGCGCAATGA
- a CDS encoding DUF4276 family protein, giving the protein MKVHVLVEGKSDKAFIDGWAPRAFRGHSFQTHAHQGKGTLPRDPSAPPLPRRQGLLDLLPAKLRAFAAVASENDHAVLVLVDADDENCEILKQNLVEISNSQAPSLNVVFRIAVEESEAFYLGDLRALKLAFPQADMQKAQAYRPDSVCGTAELFCEIVGDGTMDKVSWAEKMGPRMTILPEQSRSPSFRALHAGIEKLTTQTVTEPKSEKRKYRHLPRTSPIRRQR; this is encoded by the coding sequence ATGAAGGTTCATGTACTTGTAGAGGGAAAATCTGATAAAGCATTTATTGATGGTTGGGCCCCTCGGGCTTTCAGAGGCCACTCATTCCAGACCCACGCGCACCAGGGGAAAGGGACCCTACCACGAGATCCTTCTGCACCCCCGCTGCCGAGGCGTCAAGGCCTTCTTGATCTGCTTCCTGCTAAATTGCGCGCCTTCGCTGCGGTTGCTTCCGAAAACGACCATGCCGTCCTTGTTCTTGTCGATGCTGACGATGAAAATTGCGAGATTCTCAAGCAGAATCTTGTCGAGATATCGAATAGTCAGGCTCCGAGCCTAAACGTAGTTTTCCGGATTGCAGTCGAGGAAAGTGAAGCGTTCTACCTTGGCGACCTTCGAGCACTCAAGCTAGCCTTCCCCCAAGCAGACATGCAGAAAGCACAAGCATACAGACCTGATTCCGTTTGTGGGACTGCCGAACTATTCTGCGAAATCGTGGGAGACGGAACGATGGACAAGGTTTCTTGGGCCGAGAAAATGGGGCCTCGTATGACGATTCTTCCTGAGCAGAGTCGCTCGCCTTCATTTCGTGCACTTCATGCAGGAATAGAGAAACTCACCACTCAAACTGTCACCGAACCAAAATCAGAGAAGCGGAAATACCGTCACCTGCCCCGAACATCGCCCATTCGGCGCCAACGATAA
- a CDS encoding ArdC family protein, with protein sequence MSKTYEVVTEKIAAMLAGGKIPWRRPWCALRASGNTRPRNVAGNLYRGANWFLLGTFETLSRKTSAVLGGSMLHSK encoded by the coding sequence ATGAGCAAAACCTATGAAGTCGTCACCGAAAAGATCGCCGCCATGCTGGCTGGCGGGAAGATCCCCTGGCGTCGCCCCTGGTGCGCCCTGAGGGCTTCGGGAAACACGCGACCCCGCAACGTGGCAGGAAACCTCTACCGAGGCGCCAATTGGTTCCTGCTGGGCACCTTTGAAACCCTTTCGAGGAAGACCTCGGCCGTGTTGGGTGGCTCCATGTTGCACTCGAAATAA
- a CDS encoding single-stranded DNA-binding protein: MTVDRASIATEVRDAQGKKSTVWHRVSRWGKRAERAANLLYKGAKVLVHGQEAERPYTDKDENSCVATEFAAQNFYLLARPVKVQA; encoded by the coding sequence TTGACGGTTGATCGGGCCAGCATCGCCACCGAAGTGCGCGACGCCCAGGGCAAGAAGAGCACCGTCTGGCACCGGGTTTCCCGCTGGGGCAAGCGAGCCGAACGTGCCGCCAACCTGCTCTACAAGGGTGCCAAGGTCCTCGTCCACGGCCAGGAAGCCGAACGCCCCTACACCGACAAGGACGAGAACAGCTGCGTCGCCACTGAGTTCGCCGCGCAGAACTTCTACTTGCTGGCCCGCCCGGTGAAGGTGCAGGCCTAG
- a CDS encoding BsuBI/PstI family type II restriction endonuclease, translated as MQLANGAGFDENQTAFVTAFLDRSSSTFKKAIVEIAWGSFVWLVSEPDNLIDMRDGRATTLHTLKAQG; from the coding sequence ATGCAGCTTGCCAATGGGGCGGGTTTCGATGAGAACCAGACGGCCTTCGTGACGGCTTTCCTGGATCGAAGTAGTAGCACCTTCAAGAAAGCCATTGTTGAAATTGCTTGGGGGTCCTTTGTCTGGCTTGTCTCTGAGCCAGACAATCTGATCGATATGCGTGATGGTCGGGCAACCACCCTCCACACCCTAAAGGCTCAAGGCTGA
- a CDS encoding RadC family protein yields the protein MKRRLFSDILSAAETVAVYGPEALTDEQIIEAMLDTPSLPRAAEFMVIVGGFRPLLAMGPAELTEIGLTESEAARISVLVEVQRRSTRKPGEKICSPRAAGAYLLPKAQGLTEEVFGLVALNAKGGVLADRIIARGTATACMVSPREFFREALRFGATTALAWHNHPSGDPTPSREDAALTKRLRTSGDALGVPLADHIIIGETWHSFRAAEGWDR from the coding sequence ATGAAACGCAGACTGTTTAGCGACATCTTGAGTGCAGCCGAGACGGTGGCCGTCTACGGACCCGAAGCCCTGACCGATGAACAGATCATCGAGGCGATGCTCGACACGCCGTCCCTGCCGCGGGCCGCCGAGTTCATGGTAATCGTCGGCGGGTTCCGCCCACTCCTTGCCATGGGACCTGCTGAGCTAACCGAAATCGGTCTAACTGAGTCGGAGGCCGCTCGGATCTCTGTCCTCGTCGAGGTGCAGCGGCGCAGCACCCGCAAGCCTGGCGAGAAGATATGTAGCCCGCGTGCGGCCGGAGCCTACCTCCTGCCGAAGGCCCAGGGCCTCACGGAGGAAGTTTTTGGGCTGGTGGCCCTCAATGCCAAGGGAGGAGTGCTGGCAGACCGCATTATCGCTCGCGGAACGGCCACAGCCTGCATGGTCTCTCCTCGGGAGTTCTTCCGTGAGGCGCTCCGATTCGGAGCGACCACAGCCCTCGCCTGGCATAACCATCCCAGCGGCGACCCCACGCCCTCTCGTGAGGACGCAGCCCTCACGAAACGCCTCCGAACCTCGGGCGATGCCCTCGGGGTTCCGCTCGCCGACCACATCATCATCGGCGAAACCTGGCACAGCTTCAGGGCTGCTGAGGGGTGGGACCGGTGA
- a CDS encoding type IV secretory system conjugative DNA transfer family protein encodes MHDPNGYIQISSKFTSWYASLLYLKHPEVLPWAVVSLVGGAALIGASIYRMTRRGQKLAWEAPRTYKALNGPYVGPLAAASAAFGASALLPGFASGMADLRPEWFVYIGTLSPGWVASVTLPMAAVGLLGVVEAAKRLSREKIIETSRGKAHWAAWGEVKFANDHRWVLPIWVHYRGQSEEWKRGAGRTLVALPANTAVRHVFLVGQSGAAKGFGIFNPIISSSRVPFIYQDFKAEMPGYEILRERTGTEPIRWGAAADDGLPSMGWNPLEECKGNMNAIHFLAATLVPSRGADDWVSQLARPILGWILAHGGYTTLGDVYDNLVQAGVASVLDKSGVPTGLLAALEGKNVKEYLGTTIFSALAAFGSGWGRTVTSHHEFSIADMMERGGYVLSAEFDMSRRVPLTMFWRFIIRDITTSNRIRPMTLLFDEALAVGRIENINVVLETARSKGIGVVFGVQHEDGVRREYGDEAEALISGFASRIWLLNGLSTNDQERLRRVLGQRLVQEKGPDGRAGHHLADLLTKDDLARRANQYERWWAVVSAVGATKSGARILGQMVGAGFAKRPKAEDIEAEVQEATAISSTENAFYPTPELVNQSTTKVIHEDEIKAALAAAAQLEHTAGWEID; translated from the coding sequence ATGCATGACCCTAACGGCTACATCCAGATTAGTTCCAAATTTACATCCTGGTATGCCTCACTGCTCTACCTCAAGCACCCTGAAGTGCTGCCCTGGGCTGTCGTCTCCCTCGTTGGTGGTGCGGCCCTGATCGGTGCGTCCATCTACCGGATGACGCGCCGCGGGCAAAAGCTCGCGTGGGAAGCGCCTCGCACCTACAAGGCGCTGAACGGGCCGTACGTGGGGCCTTTGGCCGCGGCATCGGCGGCGTTCGGCGCCTCGGCCCTTCTACCGGGTTTCGCGAGCGGAATGGCGGATCTCCGCCCAGAATGGTTCGTATACATTGGCACCTTAAGTCCAGGTTGGGTGGCAAGCGTGACCCTCCCCATGGCGGCAGTTGGTTTGCTCGGAGTCGTGGAGGCCGCCAAGCGACTTTCGCGGGAAAAGATCATTGAAACATCCCGCGGGAAAGCTCATTGGGCTGCATGGGGCGAGGTCAAATTCGCCAACGACCACCGCTGGGTGCTGCCCATCTGGGTGCATTACCGCGGGCAATCCGAGGAGTGGAAACGTGGAGCGGGCCGCACGTTGGTGGCCCTTCCTGCGAATACGGCTGTGCGCCACGTCTTCCTCGTGGGTCAGTCGGGTGCCGCCAAGGGATTCGGGATCTTCAATCCCATCATCTCTAGCAGTCGTGTTCCTTTCATCTACCAGGACTTCAAGGCTGAGATGCCCGGCTACGAAATCCTGAGAGAACGCACTGGTACGGAGCCAATCCGATGGGGTGCCGCGGCAGACGATGGACTCCCCTCCATGGGGTGGAATCCCCTGGAGGAGTGCAAGGGAAACATGAATGCGATCCACTTTTTGGCTGCGACCCTCGTGCCCAGCCGGGGCGCCGACGACTGGGTATCGCAGCTCGCCAGGCCGATCTTAGGTTGGATTCTCGCTCACGGTGGGTACACGACACTGGGGGACGTGTACGACAATCTGGTTCAGGCTGGCGTGGCTTCCGTACTGGATAAGTCAGGCGTGCCCACCGGTCTTCTGGCTGCCCTTGAAGGGAAGAACGTCAAGGAGTACCTCGGAACTACGATTTTTTCTGCGCTGGCGGCTTTCGGTTCTGGTTGGGGGCGAACCGTCACCTCACATCACGAATTCTCCATTGCCGACATGATGGAGCGTGGAGGCTATGTCCTGTCCGCCGAGTTCGATATGTCTCGGCGCGTGCCACTCACCATGTTTTGGCGGTTCATTATCCGCGACATCACGACATCGAATCGAATTCGGCCGATGACTCTGCTTTTCGATGAGGCCTTGGCTGTAGGACGCATCGAAAACATCAATGTCGTGCTAGAAACTGCTCGCTCGAAGGGCATCGGGGTGGTTTTCGGCGTGCAGCACGAGGACGGCGTCCGTCGCGAGTATGGAGACGAAGCCGAGGCCTTGATTAGCGGCTTCGCATCTCGAATCTGGTTGCTCAATGGCTTGTCCACAAACGACCAAGAGCGCCTCCGTAGGGTTCTTGGACAGCGCCTGGTGCAGGAGAAGGGGCCTGACGGGAGGGCTGGGCACCACCTGGCCGACCTCTTGACCAAGGACGATTTGGCGCGTCGCGCCAATCAATATGAGCGCTGGTGGGCTGTGGTCTCCGCTGTTGGCGCCACCAAGTCTGGAGCCCGAATTCTCGGCCAGATGGTTGGTGCCGGCTTCGCGAAGCGCCCGAAGGCTGAGGACATTGAGGCGGAGGTTCAGGAAGCCACAGCCATCTCCAGTACTGAGAATGCGTTTTACCCCACGCCTGAATTGGTCAACCAGTCCACAACCAAGGTCATCCATGAGGATGAGATCAAGGCCGCGCTGGCTGCCGCTGCGCAGCTGGAACATACCGCTGGGTGGGAGATCGACTAG
- the tnpA gene encoding IS200/IS605 family transposase — translation MDLFESLSHTRWECKYHVVFVPKRRRKVMYGRVRERLGEVFRQLAGQKESKVLEGHLLADHVHMLLAIPPKYAVSQVVGFMKGKSAIYLARVYGETKRNFTGQHFWARGFLVSTVGKDEHQIRQYIQNQEREEERLEKLELWR, via the coding sequence ATGGACTTGTTTGAAAGTTTAAGTCACACAAGGTGGGAATGTAAGTATCACGTAGTGTTCGTGCCAAAACGAAGAAGGAAGGTGATGTATGGGAGGGTGAGAGAGCGATTGGGTGAAGTGTTCAGGCAGCTGGCTGGGCAGAAAGAAAGCAAAGTGCTGGAAGGGCACTTGCTGGCAGATCACGTACATATGTTGTTGGCGATTCCGCCGAAGTATGCCGTATCGCAGGTAGTGGGGTTTATGAAGGGTAAGAGCGCGATTTATCTGGCCCGTGTATATGGAGAAACGAAGAGGAACTTCACGGGTCAGCATTTCTGGGCGAGAGGATTTCTGGTGTCGACGGTAGGGAAGGACGAGCATCAGATACGGCAGTACATCCAGAACCAGGAACGCGAGGAAGAACGATTGGAGAAGCTGGAGCTTTGGCGCTAG